The nucleotide sequence ATAGATTGGAAATTATTAATAACTCCATTATTAAGTTTTATAGGTGTAATTATTGCTGCTTTTTTAGCTTTTTTTTCTTCTTCATTTCTTAAAAAGAAAGAAACTTTACTCAAAATTTCAGAAAAAATATTAGATAAGAAACTTGAAGCTCACGAAAATGTTTTACAATTAGCTAAATATCTTCGTTCAACCATTTCTGATAATAAATTCACTGTAGATAAAGAACTTATTACATATCCAATAATTCTAGCAAATAAAGATAATTATTTAGATTGGAAAAAAGATTTGTTTATAAAGTCAAACAACAATTCACATTGGTTATCTAATGAAGTGATAAATGAGATATATTTTATTCAAGACTACTTTTTAAACCTTGACCAAACTTTAGAAAATGTTCACGATGAAAATTTAATAAATGTTGGCATAATATTGAAAAATGACTTTATTGATTTATCAAATAATCTTGAAAAGAAAATATTGCTATATTTTGATAACGGTTGGAAAAATTTGAAAACAATTTCAAATAATAAAAAACATAAATTAGCAAAAAAAGTAAGTTTAGAAAGATTTGAAAAATCCAATCTTAACAAAAGACATTTAGAAATTAGTAAATATTTTTATCAAAAAAATCTAGATTTACCTAAAACAGAAATAAAACCTGTTACACATTTATATGAAATTGCTCCCAACGGAATGAAAATAAATATGGTAAAAATCGTTGAAATTGCAAACATAGATAATAGCGGTGTCGAATATGAACTTTTCTTTCAAGAAAATGAGTATAATAATAAATATGAAAAATTTGGTTATTGTGATTTAATTATGGGTTATATAAGATTTGCAGATGCTAGTAGAACTTCGAATTTTGTCGGAGTTTCAAGTGAAGCTATAAATTTGTTAACGGAATGGATTAATGAAAATAAAGAGTAAGCCGATCCCAGGCTAGCGCGAGCGTCTCGCTCGTGCCCGCAACAGTGATCAATAGATAAACTTTGTCGAGTTACTTACGGAGTTCCCTCCTATCGTCGGGAAGACAAGATTGCGGGAATAACTATACAGATAGTTCGCAGCTCCACATTCTATAACTTTACGGAAATGCGTAAATTTGAAAACTAAATTAAAAAGAAAAATAATATGTCTATAACAAGTGAACTAGAGTTAATTGGAATGAGAAAAGTAAGTGAAGCTGTTGCTTATACTTTAAAAGAAATGAAAAACTTTGCTCAAGTTGGTATGACGACAAAAGAAATTGATGACTTTGGAGGAAATATATTAAAAGATTTAGGAGCAAATTCGGCACCTTTTGTTACATACAAATTCCCCGGATTTACTTGTATAAGTGTGAATAATGAATTTTGTCACGGTATTCCATCTAACAAAAGGATTCTTTGCGAAGGCGATTTAATAAATATAGATGTATCAGCAGAACTTGATGGTTTTTGGTCAGACAATGGTAATTCATTTGTACTTGGTGAAGACATTAACCAACACCAAAAATTAGTTGATGCTTCCAAAGAAATATTGCAGAAAACAATTAGCAATATTAAAGGGGGAGTAAAAATTGCGGACATAGGATTTCTGATGGAAAACGAAGCTAAGAAAAGAGGTTATAAAGTTATTAAAAATCTTGGCGGACACGGAGTTGGAAGAAGTTTACACGAAGAACCAGACGAACTATTAAACTACAGAAACAAATATGACCAACGACGATTTAAAAAAAATGCTGTAGTTGCAATTGAAACTTTCATTTCAACTACTTCATCTAAAGCTGTAGAACTTAATGATGGTTGGACAATGGTAGGTGATAAAGGAGGTTTCATGGCACAACACGAACATACTATTGTTGTAACCGATGGAAAGCCTATTATATTAACAGAAATGAATGGAGTTTGGAATTAAATTGAAAAAACCAATCACACAGGCTAGCGCGAGCGCAATGTCATTAAGTTAAGCATTTTTTGTGTCATTCCGACGAAGGATAAATCACATAACGTGAGCAACTAGTGTGATTGCTTCGCCTGTTCGCTATCGCTCGAGTCCTCCTATCGTCGGGAAGACAAGCTTGGGGTTACTGAGACTTTAAAAATCTGTGATAATCCGTTTTCATCTGTTTCATCTGTGTTCCATTTCGCAACAATGAGCAAATAATAGATAAATTTTATCGAGTTACTTACGGAGTCTCCATCATAAAGACAAGCTTGAGTTTACTTGCTAAAAACTTTGGATAGCTTTGTTTTTATTACTTACTGAATCTATGTAAAACTATTTTGACAATTTAATTCCTAGTAATTAATTAGAAGTTTTAGGTACACATCATCTAAACACAAACTTTTGTATCTTTGATAAAAATTTAAAATGACAACAAAAGAAATCATATTACAAACACTTAAAGCCAATAAGCTAAAGCTTTCGAAATTTGGTATTCGAAATGTTGGTTTGTTTGGTTCTTATATTCGCAATGAGCAATCAAGTGAAAGTGATATTGATTTGCTGATTGATTTTGAACCTGAAAAAGAAAGTTTCGATAATTTCATGGCTGTTTATGATTTGTTTGAAAAACTTTTTAAAAATGAAAAAATCGAAGTTGTTACTAAAAACGGCCTAAGCCCTTATATTGGACCCCAAATTTTAAAGGAAGTTCAATATGTTTAAAGATCCAAAAGAATTCCTGAAGCATATTTTAGACGAATGTTCTTATTTGCTTTCTGTTAGTGAGAATTTATCGTTTGATGATTTTCTCGAAGATGAAACTTTAAAACGTGCAGTTGTTCGAAGTTTAGAAATTATCGGTGAAGCAACAAAAAAAATCCCAACCGATTTTAAAGATAAATGGAATACAATTCAATGGAAAAATATGGCTGGTATGCGTGATAGACTTATCCACGATTATATTGGCGTAAATTATAGTATTGTTTGGGATGTGATAAAAAATAAAATTCCAGAAGTGCATAAAGAAATATCCAATTTTATTTCTAAGGAATAACAAAATTATTATTTCTAGATCATGCATATTTGAATAAACGTTAGCGCAGATATTCATCTGTACCCACAACAATGAGCAAATAGCATAAGTTAAAACTTTATCGAGCTACTTACGGACATTCTTCCTCCGTCGGGAAGACAAAATTAGGGTTATTGGACTAAAACTTTGTGTATATTCCTCAGTAAATCTTTGTAAAACAATTCAAGCATAGTTGAGATTGCCTCTTTCTTTAGCATGAATAAAATTAAGCGTATTCACTTTTAAAACCTTGTGTATTCAAGTCAATCACACAGTTAAAAACAAATTTTATACAACAATTACGAGCGTTAAAGTCATAAAATTTCTAACTTTTACCCCTATAATTTCTCAGAAATAAATTAACTTGCTCCAATTATTACTAATTATAAATATACAAGAAATGGAAAGATTTAGCGACAAATACATCATCACAAAAGATATGGAATGGGAAGTTCTTGGTGGAGGTGTATCTAGAAAATTTTTAGGTTACGATAACCAAATCATGATGGTACAAGTTAAGTTTGAGAAAGGTGCATTGGGTGCTCCTCATCAACATTTTCACACACAAGCTACTTACTGTGTTTCAGGTAAATTTGAATTTGAAATTGATGGAGAAAAGAAAATTATAGAAGCAGGTGATGGTGTTTATATTGAACCAAATCTAATTCATAGCGCAGTTTGCTTAGAAGAAGGAATGCTAATTGACACATTTAGTCCAGTAAGAGAAGATTTCTTAAGTGGCGGTGGTGTATCTTATTTTGGAGATAAAAAATAAAAAACAGTACCGATATTCATTGGTACTCCCTAAAAGAAGATAATTACTTTATCAAGGATGCAATATAGCCCATCCCTTAAACATTATCGAAATTATCGTTCCGTAAAAACGACATATATAGTAGCCCCGAAATAATTTTCGGGGCTATTTATTTTAACTACTTATCTACGCAACAGAAACAACAGTTGTGTATAGACAATCGTACATCCTAAGATTTAATTCAACACAGCTAAAGCCATCTACAAATTCAGTAGAAATACCGTATTTAATTCGTATTTTCGTTTAGCTGAAAATACTCGTTTTCATAAGTTGCAAACGTCTAGAAGCCAAAGACCATTGAAACTAATATGACCAATAAAGAAATTCCACATATAACGTTTAATCCTGAAAAATTCAATGCTGAGATCTCTCAAAATTTTGGTTTTGAAATTGTCCCTATCGAAAGGATTGCCAAACTTAAAGAACAAATAGAGCATAATCCTGAATTACCCCATCAACTTAAATTTTTCAATCTAATATTTTTCACAGAAGGTTCTGGCAGGCATTTTATTGATTTTAATTGGTTTCCTGTACAACAACACAGCTTAGTTTACCTTACCAAAGAACAAGTCAACGCATTCGAATTTTCAGCAAACTTAAAAGGTTTTTGTATCATTTTTACAGAAGAATATTTTGTAGATTGCTTTGCTAACTTGTCTAAAGATTTTGTATTCAGATTATTTAATCCACAACTATTTTCACCAATATTACAAATCCCTCCTCAATCTGATTTTATTGATTATTTTAATTTATTACTAAAAGAATATGATAAACCACAGGCATTTAATAAAATGAACATTATTAATTCGCTGTTTACCATCTTAATATCAAAAGCTGAGGGCATCAAACAAAATCAAACTTTTCATATTAAAGACTCATCAAAAATTACCCTCTTCCAAAAATTTACTTCGCTAATAGAAAAAAATCTATCCAAAACCAGAAATGCTAACTTTTATGCAAACGAATTAGCAATATCGTACAAGCATTTAAATACTATCTGTAGAGAATTGGTCAATAAAACCGCCAAGAATATAATAGACGACTATATTATTCTACATGCCAAAAGAAATTTGATTAATTCCACCATGAAAAGTACCGAATTAGCCTATAGTTTAGGATTTGAAGATCCAACAAACTTTACTAAGTATTTCAAGAAAAATACAGGTTTAACCCCAAAAGACTTCATAAAATCACTCATAAAACAATAAAGGTTCAACTTTAACCATTTTAACACCTGTTTTCATCTTTCCTAAACGTTGTAGTTGTTTCATCTTTGTACCATAATAAAAACATAGAAAATGAAACACTTAATTACAACAGTTGCAATTGCATTTATGATAATCACTAGCAATGCACAACACAAAAAAAATAATCCTAAAAATTTAGAAAAAATGGAAACAAAAACAGCATTAACAAACAAAGAAAAAGCAGCAGCATTAATCACAAGTTTAGAAACGGGTGACAAATCGACAATTGCATTCATTAACCCAACAAACTACAAACAGCATAATCTAGCAGTAGCTGATGGTTTAGCAGGTTTTGGTG is from Flavobacterium sp. NG2 and encodes:
- the map gene encoding type I methionyl aminopeptidase, which produces MSITSELELIGMRKVSEAVAYTLKEMKNFAQVGMTTKEIDDFGGNILKDLGANSAPFVTYKFPGFTCISVNNEFCHGIPSNKRILCEGDLINIDVSAELDGFWSDNGNSFVLGEDINQHQKLVDASKEILQKTISNIKGGVKIADIGFLMENEAKKRGYKVIKNLGGHGVGRSLHEEPDELLNYRNKYDQRRFKKNAVVAIETFISTTSSKAVELNDGWTMVGDKGGFMAQHEHTIVVTDGKPIILTEMNGVWN
- a CDS encoding cupin domain-containing protein, producing MERFSDKYIITKDMEWEVLGGGVSRKFLGYDNQIMMVQVKFEKGALGAPHQHFHTQATYCVSGKFEFEIDGEKKIIEAGDGVYIEPNLIHSAVCLEEGMLIDTFSPVREDFLSGGGVSYFGDKK
- a CDS encoding helix-turn-helix domain-containing protein, coding for MTNKEIPHITFNPEKFNAEISQNFGFEIVPIERIAKLKEQIEHNPELPHQLKFFNLIFFTEGSGRHFIDFNWFPVQQHSLVYLTKEQVNAFEFSANLKGFCIIFTEEYFVDCFANLSKDFVFRLFNPQLFSPILQIPPQSDFIDYFNLLLKEYDKPQAFNKMNIINSLFTILISKAEGIKQNQTFHIKDSSKITLFQKFTSLIEKNLSKTRNANFYANELAISYKHLNTICRELVNKTAKNIIDDYIILHAKRNLINSTMKSTELAYSLGFEDPTNFTKYFKKNTGLTPKDFIKSLIKQ
- a CDS encoding DUF86 domain-containing protein; the protein is MFKDPKEFLKHILDECSYLLSVSENLSFDDFLEDETLKRAVVRSLEIIGEATKKIPTDFKDKWNTIQWKNMAGMRDRLIHDYIGVNYSIVWDVIKNKIPEVHKEISNFISKE
- a CDS encoding nucleotidyltransferase family protein, whose amino-acid sequence is MTTKEIILQTLKANKLKLSKFGIRNVGLFGSYIRNEQSSESDIDLLIDFEPEKESFDNFMAVYDLFEKLFKNEKIEVVTKNGLSPYIGPQILKEVQYV